The region GGTCGCCGTCGCGGATCGCGATGCCGACGAGGGTCGCGGTGACCGACTTCGTGATCGAGAACACCTCGCGCGGGGTGTCGCGGCTCAACCGCCAGTTGGCCTCCTTCGCCAGCTTGCCGTCGCGCAGCACCGCGAAGCACGTGGAGTCGAGAGCCTTCGCCTCCTTGGCCCCCGCCGACAGGGCGCCGGGCCTCAGCCCCAGGTCGGACGGCGAACGCACCGGCCAGCCGTCGACGGTGAGCTGACCGGCCTGCTCGGCCGTGGCGGGCACGCCGCAGAGCACGAGGGCGGCGGTGAGCAGCATGGCGCCGAGTGCTTGGGCGCGGGGGAGCCTCATGGGTGGTGAGCCTAGGCCGGGAACGCGGTCCTAGGATCGGCGATCGTGAACCCGACCATCGGCGTGCTCGCCCTCCAGGGCGACGTCCGCGAGCACCTCGCCGCCCTGCGCTCGCTGGGGGCGGACCCGGTCGCCGTACGACGACCGGCCGAGCTCGCGGCCTGCGACGGCCTCGTCCTCCCGGGCGGGGAGTCCACGACGATGGTCAAGCTGGCCCGGATCTTCGACCTGCTCGAGCCGCTGCGCGAGGCGGTCGCCGGCGGGCTGCCGGCCTTCGGGACGTGCGCCGGGATGATCCTCCTCGCGGACCGGATCGAGGACGGCGCGCCCGGTCAGGAGACCGTCGGCGGGCTGCACATCACGGTGCGACGCAACGCGTTCGGCCGTCAGGTCGACTCGTTCGAGGAGGACCTCGACGTCGACGGCCTGGCCGACCCCGTGCGGGCGGTCTTCATCCGCGCGCCCTGGGTCGAGTCGGTCGGCGACGACGTCGACGTACTGGCTCGGGTCGGTGGTGGACCGGCCGTGGGTAGGATCGTCGCGGTGCGTCAGGGCCCCCTGATGGCGACCTCGTTCCATCCGGAGGTCGGCGGCGACGACCGGGTCCACGGCATGTTCGTGGACCTGGTGCGCTCGGTCCGGTGACCGCACCTCACGACACGCGACAGATAGAGGACCCATGTCAGGCCACTCCAAGTGGGCAACGACCAAGCACAAGAAGGCCGCGATCGACGCCAAGCGCGGCAAGCTCTTCGCCAAGCTGATCAAGAACATCGAGGTCGCGGCGAAGCAGGGCGGCGGCGACCCCGCCGGCAACCCGACCCTCTACGACGCCATCCAGAAGGCGAAGAAGAGCTCGGTCCCGAACAAGAACATCGACTCCGCCCTCAAGCGTGGCTCCGGTGCCGAGTCGGGTGGCGTCGACTACAAGACGATCTCCTACGAGGTCTACGGCCCGCAGGGCGTGGCCTTCCTCGTCGAGTGCCTCACCGACAACACCAACCGCGCCGCGATGGAGGTCCGCACGGCGGTCACCCGCAACGGCGGCACCATGGCCGACCCCGGCTCCGTCTCGCGCCTGTTCACCCGCAAGGGCGTCGTCGTGGTGCCGAAGTCGCAGGACCACGACGGCACCGTGCGTGAGGTCTCCGAGGACGACGTCCTCGAGGCGACCCTCGACGCCGGCGCCGACGAGGTCAACGACCTCGACGAGGCCTTCCAGGTGCAGAGCGAGGCCACCGACGTCGTCGCGGTCCGCACCGCGCTGCAGGACGCCGGCATCGACTACGACTCCGCCGACGTGGAGTTCGTCGCCAGCCTCGAGATCCCGGTCGACGCCGACGGCGCCGGCAAGGTGCTCCGCCTCCTCGACGCCCTCGAGGACCTCGACGACGTCCAGGACGTCTTCACCAACGTCGACATCCCCGCCGACGTGATGGCCGAGCTCGAGGCCGCCGACGCCTGACCCGCCGCCGGTGCCCGCCGCGTGTCGTACGCCGTCCCGCATCGGCCGCGGGATAGCGTGACCGCACGAACACCTGTTCGGACGACCGGTCCGGGCAGGGTGAGGCGAGGGGGTGGGACGTGCGGGTGCTCGGCATCGACCCCGGCCTGACCCGGTGCGGCGTGGGCGTGGTCGACGGCAGCGTCGGGCGCCCGTTGTCGATGGTCGACGTCGGCGTGATCCGCACCAGCTCCGACCTCCCGGTCGCCGAGCGGCTGGTCACCATCGAGAAGGGCCTCGACGCCTGGCTCGACGAGCACCGGCCCGACGCCGTGGCCGTGGAGCGGGTGTTCGCGCGGTCGGACTCGAGCACGATCATGGGCACCGCCCAGGCCAGCGGTATCGCCCTGGTCGTCGCGGCCCGCCGCGGTCTGCCGATCGCGATGCACACCCCCAGCGAGGTCAAGGCCGCCGTGTCCGGCAACGGCCGCGCCGACAAGGCCCAGGTCGGCGCGATGGTGGTCCGGATCCTCCGGCTCACCGAGCTGCCGAAGCCCGCCGACGCCGCGGACGCGCTCGCGCTCGCCATCACCCACGTGTGGCGCGGCTCGGCCAGCAACCGTCTCGAGGCCGCCGTGGCCCAGCAGCAGGCCTTGGCGAAGGCCCAGAAGCAGAAGATGAGGACCCGATGATCGCCTTCGTCCGCGGCGAGGTCGCCGCCGTCACGCTCACCAGCGCCGTGCTCGAGGTCGGGGGAGTCGGCCTCGAGCTGATGTGCACCCCCGGCACCCTCGCCACGCTGCGCATCGGCCAGCCGGCGACCCTGCCGACCAGCATGGTCGTGCGCGAGGACAGCCTGACGATCTTCGGCTTCCTCGACGACGACGAGAAGTCGATCTTCGAGATCGTCCAGACCGCGTCGGGTGTCGGACCCAAGGTCGCCCAGGCGATCGTCGCGGTGATGAGCCCCGACGACGTGCGCCGCGCGATCAGCACCGAGGACGTCAAGGCGCTCACCCGCGTGCCGGGGATCGGGCAGAAGGGCGCCCAGCGGATCATCCTCGAGCTCAAGGACCGCATCGGCCCGCCGGTCGGGGTGCACCACCCGGCCGCGACGATCCCGCAGCGCGACGCCTGGCGCGACCAGGTCCAGCAGGGGCTGGTCGGCCTCGGCTGGTCGGCCAAGGAGTCGGAGAAGGCGGTCGAGGCCGTGGCTCCCGACGCCGGCACCACCCCCGACGTCGGCGCCCTCCTGCGCGCCGCTCTGCGCACCTTGAGCAAGGCGTGAGCGGGGCGCGATGAACTGGGACGACACCGACGAGGACGTCGAGCTCACGGCGGCCGAGCACGCCCACCTCCAGCGGCTCACCGACGCCGAGGCCGACAGCGACGAGCGCGCGGTCGAGGCGGCGCTCCGCCCGAAGACGCTCGACGAGGTGGTCGGGCAGGTGCGCGTGCGCGACCAGCTCGGGCTGGTCCTCGAGGCCGCCCGCCGCCGCGGCCGAGCGCCCGACCACGTCCTGCTGTCGGGCCCGCCCGGGCTCGGCAAGACCACGCTCGCGATGATCATCGCCGCCGAGATGACCACGCCCCTGCGGCTCACCAGCGGGCCGGCGATCACCCACGCCGGCGACCTCGCCGCGATCCTGTCCGGCCTCAACGAGAACGACGTCCTCTTCGTCGACGAGATCCACCGGATGTCGCGCCCGGCCGAGGAGATGCTCTACATGGCCATGGAGGACTACCGGGTCGACGTCGTCATCGGCAAGGGCCCCGGCGCCACCGCGATCCCGCTCGAGATCCCGCCGTTCACCCTCGTCGGCGCCACCACCCGCGCCGGGCTGCTGCCGGGCCCGCTGCGCGACCGGTTCGGGTTCACCGCCCACCTGGAGTTCTACGAGCCCCACGAGCTCGACCGCATCGTCCACCGCAGCGCCGGCCTCCTCGGCGTACACCTCACGGCCGAGGGGTCGAAGGAGATCGCCGGTCGGTCCCGCGGCACCCCCCGCATCGCCAACCGGCTCCTGCGCCGGGTCCGCGACTACGCCCAGGTCCGCGCCGACGGCGTGCTGACCCTGCCGGTGGCCCAGGCGGCACTCGACCTGTTCGAGGTCGACGAGTCCGGACTCGACCGCCTCGACCGGGCGGTCCTCGACGTGCTGTGCCGCCGCTTCGGCGGGGGACCGGTCGGGGTCTCCACGCTCGCGGTCGCCGTCGGCGAGGAGCGCGAGACCGTCGAGGAGGTCGCCGAGCCGTTCCTGGTCCGCAACGGCTTCCTCGCCCGTACGCCGCGGGGCCGCGTCGCGACGCCCGCCGCCTGGCACCACCTCGGCCTGACGCCTCCGCCGGTGCCCACGGTCGACTCCACGCTCTTCGACGACTGAGCACGACCGAGCACGACCCGTAGGGCCGTGGCGCCCGACCATCGGCGGATGGGCCGGGCGGTGCCCATCCCCGTAGACTCCACGGGCTCAGGCACCCCCACGATCTCCCCCCGACCCCCAAGGAGACCCCTGCCGTGAACGATCTCGCCGCCCTGCTGCCCCTGGCCGCCATCCTGGCCCTGTTCTACTTCGTCGGGATCCGTCCCCAGCAGCGCCGGGCCAAGGAGGTCGCCGCCCTCCAGAGCAGCATCGAGGTCGGCCAGCGCGTGATGATGTCGTCGGGCATCTTCGGCACCGTCACCTCGATCGACGACGACAAGGCGACCCTCGAGATCGCCCCCGGCACCCGGATCGAGATCGCCCGTGCGGCCATCGCGAAGGTCGAGTCCTCGGTCCCCGGGATCGGGGAGCCGGGCGATGCCTGATCGTCGCGCGGCACAGGAGGCGCTGACCCGCCTCACCGTCGACGTCCCCGACTGGCCCGAGCCGGGGGTGACGTTCAAGGACATCACCCCGGTCCTGGCCGACCACCACGCCTTCTCGGCCGTCGTCGAGGCGCTCGCGGACGCCGGTCGCGACGACCACGGCAACGTCGTGGTCGACAAGGTCGTCGGGATGGAGGCCCGCGGGTTCATCCTCGCCGCGCCCGTCGCGCTGGCGCTCGGCATCGGCTTCGTGCCGGTCCGCAAGGCCGGCAAGCTGCCGCGCGAGGCGCACGCGGTGTCGTACTCCCTGGAGTACGGCGAGGCGACCCTCGAGGTGCACCGCGACGCGATCGCGCCGGGCGAGCGGGTGCTGCTGATCGACGACGTGCTCGCCACCGGCGGCACGGTCGCCGCGACCCGCGAGCTCGTCGAGGCGTGCGGGGGCGTCGCGACCGGCGTCGCGGTGCTGATGGAGCTGAGCTTCCTCGACCCGCGCACGGTCACCGGCGACCTCCCGATCAGCACCCTGCTGACGATCTGACCACACAGCCCACAACTAGACTCGGGACATGGCAGAGGAGGAGGCACCCGCGCAGGAGGCGAAGGCGCCCCTGACCGCGCGCGGCATGCGCGCCCGCCTCGCCCGCGTCGGCACCAAGCCCCCCGCCCAGAACCCGGTCCTCGAGCCCCTCTTCCGGGCCGTGCGGGCCAACCACCCGAAGGCCGACCTGGCGCTCCTCGAGCGTGCCTACGCCGTCGCCGACAAGTGGCACACCGGCCAGATGCGCAAGAGCGGTGACCCCTACATCACCCACCCGCTCGCGGTCACCACGATCCTCGCCGACATCGGCATGACCGAGCCGACGCTCGTCGCCGCGCTGCTGCACGACACGGTCGAGGACACGCCGTACACCCTCGACGAGCTCCGCGCCGACTTCGGCGACGAGGTCGCGCTCCTCGTCGACGGCGTGACCAAGCTCGACAAGGTGCAGTACGGCGCCTCGGCGCAGGCCGAGACCATCCGCAAGATGATCGTCGCGATGTCGCGCGACATCCGGGTGCTGGTGATCAAGCTCGCCGACCGGCTGCACAACATGCGCACGCTCCGCTACGTCCCGGCCGCCTCGCAGGAGCGCTCCTCGCGCGAGACGCTCGACATCTACGCCCCGCTGGCCCACCGCCTCGGCATGAACACCCTCAAGTGGGAGCTCGAGGACCTCGCGTTCGCGACCCTGCACCCCAAGATCTACGACGAGATCGTCCGGATGGTCGCCGAGCGCGCCCCGTCGCGCGACCAGTTCCTCGCGGAGGTCGTCGCCGAGATCGAGCAGGACCTCAAGGCCTCGCGGATCAACGCGAAGGTGACCGGCCGGCCGAAGCACTACTACTCGATCTACCAGAAGATGATCGTCGGCGGCCGCGACTTCTCCGACATCTACGACCTCGTCGGCATCCGGATCCTCGTCGACGAGGACCGCGACTGCTACAGCGCGCTGGGCGTCATCCACTCGCGCTGGAACCCGGTCCTGGGCCGGTTCAAGGACTACGTCGCGATGCCGAAGTTCAACATGTACCAGTCGCTCCACACGACCGTCATCGGCCCCGCGGGCAAGCCCGTCGAGGTGCAGATCCGCACGTTCTCCCAGCACCGTCGTGCCGAGTACGGCGTCGCCGCGCACTGGAAGTACAAGGAGAACACCAAGGCCGGCGTCGACACCGACCGCCTCGGCGACAAGGACGACCTCACCTGGCTGCGTCAGCTGCTCGACTGGCAGAGCGAGGTCGAGGACCCGGGTGAGTTCCTGGAGTCGCTGCGCTTCGAGATGAACCAGCAGCAGGTCTACGTCTTCACCCCCCGTGGTGACGTCGTGCCGCTGCCGATGGGCGCGACCCCGGTCGACTTCGCGTACGCCGTCCACACCGAGGTGGGCCACCACACGATCGGCTCGCGGGTCAACGGCCGCCTCGTGCCGCTGGAGTCGCAGCTCGACAACGGCGACGTCGTGGAGGTCTTCACCTCCAAGTCGCCGACCTCCGGTCCGTCGCGCGACTGGCTCAACTTCGTCCAGTCGCCGCGCGCCCGCTCGAAGATCCGCCAGTGGTTCACCAAGGAGCGGCGCGAGGAGGCGATCGAGCACGGCAAGGACCAGATCGCCAAGCTCATGCGCAAGGAGGGCCTGCCCCTCAACCGCCTGATGACCCACGACATCCTCGCGCTGGTCGCCGAGCACTTCCACCACGCCGACGTGTCCGCGCTCTACGCAGCGGTCGGCGAGGGCAACCTCAGCGCGCAGGCCGTGGTCCGACGCGTCATCGACATCCACGGGGGCGACGAGGGCGCCCAGGAGGACATGTCGGAGGGCGTCAGCATCACCGGGCGCGCCCGCTCCTCCAAGCGCGGCCCGACCGACTCCGGCGTCATCGTCCGCGGCGTCGACGACCTCTGGGTCAAGCTCGCCAAGTGCTGCACGCCGGTGCCGCCCGACCCGATCCTCGGCTTCGTCACCAAGGGCGGGGGAGTCTCGGTCCACCGCAAGGACTGCACCAACGCCGCCAGCCTGCTCGGCCAGCCCGAGCGGGTGCTGGAGGTCGAGTGGGCGCCGACCTCGCAGTCGACGTTCCTGGTCAACATCCAGGTCGAGGCGCTCGACCGCGCCCGGCTGCTCTCCGACATCACGATGGCGCTCTCCGACGCCCACGTGAACATCCTCAGCGCCACGCTCTCCACCACGCGCGACCGCGTGGCCAAGAGCCGGTTCTCCTTCGAGATGGCCGACGCGGCCCACCTCGACGGCGTGCTCCGTGCCGTGCGCGCCGTGCCCGGCGTCTTCGACGCCTACCGGGTCACTGCCTGACCGGCTGTGCTCGTGGCGCTCGCGCGTGCTGAGGTGGGCACGCTGCTGTCCGGCACCGGGCGCTACCGAACGGTACGGGCGTCCCGGCGGCCCGCCGACTGCCTGACTGTTCGGTAGCGGCGAGCGCCGTTCAGCTGAAGTCGGCCGCGGCCTTCTTCGCCATGTCGAGGAAGGCCTGCTTGTTGGCGAGCTCGCCCTCGAGGTCCTTGATCCTCCTGGCGTCGCCGGCGGCGGAGGCCTTGTCGAGCTTGGCCTGCGTCTCGGCGATCCCGGCCTCGAGCTTGCCGATCATGTCGTCGGCGCGGGCCGACTTCTCGGGATCGCTCCTGCTCCACTTCTCGTCCTCGACCGCGCGGATGGCCTGCTCGACCTTCCGCATCCGGGCCTCGAGGTCCTTCATCCGGTCGCGCGGCACCTTGCCCGCGTCGTCCCACCGGTCGGCGAGGTCGCGGAACGCCTTCTTGGCCGCCTCGAGGTCGGTCACCGGGAGGAGCGCCTCGGCCTCGACCAGGATCGCGTCCTTGACGTCGGCGTTGGCGGCGAACTCCTCGTCGAGCGCGGCGTTGGCCGCGTCGCGGGCACCGAAGAACGTGTCCTGGGCACCGCGGAAGCGCTGCCAGAGCTGGTCGTCGACCTCGCGGGGCGCCGGGCCGGCGGCCTTCCACTCACGCATCAGGTCGCGGTACCTGCCCGCCGTGGGGCCCCAGTCGGTGGACGTGGCGATCGCCTCGGCCTCCTTGGCCAGCCGCTCCTTGATGACGCGCGCCCCGTCACGACGCTCGTGCTCCTCGGCGAAGTGCGCCTTGCGGTGGCGGGTGTACGTCGTGCGCGCGGTGGAGAAGCGCCGCCACAGCGCATCGTCGGTGGCGCGGTCGAGCCGGGGGAGCTCCTTCCACGTCGAGAGCAGCTCGCGCAGGCGGTTCGCGCCGTTGCGCCAGTCGGTGCTCTCCGCGAGGCGCTCGGCCTCGGCGACGAGCTTCTCCTTCTCCGCCTTCGACTCCGCCGTCTTCTGCGCGCGCTCCTCCTTGCGGGCCGAGCGCTGCACGGCGATCACCGGAGCGAGCGCGTCGAGCCGGCCGGCGAGGGAGACCAGGTCGCCCACCGCGTGCGCGTCGACGACCTGCTCCCGCAGTGCCTTGGACGAGGAGGTGGCCTCCTCGGGCGCGAGCCGGCCGGACGCCACCCGCTGCTCGAGCAGGTGGACCTTGCCCTCGAGCTCCTCGAAACGCTTGGTGAAGAACTCCAGGGCCTCGGCCGGGGTGCCGGCCTCGTAGGACCCCACGGATCGCTCACCATCGGCGGTGCGGACATAGACGGTGCCGTCCTCGGCCACCCGGCCCCAGGGCGTTCCCGCCCCGGCCGAGTCGTCTGCGGACTGCTTGTCGGCGCTCATGGTCGCCCATCGTAGTCATGGCCGCGACCGGCCTCGGTAGGCTTCCCTCCTGAGAAGATCCGACCGGAGATCTGACAGCGAGACAAGCAAGGACTGACGCCTGTGTTCATCGCCGGCTTCCCCG is a window of Nocardioides oleivorans DNA encoding:
- a CDS encoding RelA/SpoT family protein, which translates into the protein MAEEEAPAQEAKAPLTARGMRARLARVGTKPPAQNPVLEPLFRAVRANHPKADLALLERAYAVADKWHTGQMRKSGDPYITHPLAVTTILADIGMTEPTLVAALLHDTVEDTPYTLDELRADFGDEVALLVDGVTKLDKVQYGASAQAETIRKMIVAMSRDIRVLVIKLADRLHNMRTLRYVPAASQERSSRETLDIYAPLAHRLGMNTLKWELEDLAFATLHPKIYDEIVRMVAERAPSRDQFLAEVVAEIEQDLKASRINAKVTGRPKHYYSIYQKMIVGGRDFSDIYDLVGIRILVDEDRDCYSALGVIHSRWNPVLGRFKDYVAMPKFNMYQSLHTTVIGPAGKPVEVQIRTFSQHRRAEYGVAAHWKYKENTKAGVDTDRLGDKDDLTWLRQLLDWQSEVEDPGEFLESLRFEMNQQQVYVFTPRGDVVPLPMGATPVDFAYAVHTEVGHHTIGSRVNGRLVPLESQLDNGDVVEVFTSKSPTSGPSRDWLNFVQSPRARSKIRQWFTKERREEAIEHGKDQIAKLMRKEGLPLNRLMTHDILALVAEHFHHADVSALYAAVGEGNLSAQAVVRRVIDIHGGDEGAQEDMSEGVSITGRARSSKRGPTDSGVIVRGVDDLWVKLAKCCTPVPPDPILGFVTKGGGVSVHRKDCTNAASLLGQPERVLEVEWAPTSQSTFLVNIQVEALDRARLLSDITMALSDAHVNILSATLSTTRDRVAKSRFSFEMADAAHLDGVLRAVRAVPGVFDAYRVTA
- the pdxT gene encoding pyridoxal 5'-phosphate synthase glutaminase subunit PdxT, with protein sequence MVNPTIGVLALQGDVREHLAALRSLGADPVAVRRPAELAACDGLVLPGGESTTMVKLARIFDLLEPLREAVAGGLPAFGTCAGMILLADRIEDGAPGQETVGGLHITVRRNAFGRQVDSFEEDLDVDGLADPVRAVFIRAPWVESVGDDVDVLARVGGGPAVGRIVAVRQGPLMATSFHPEVGGDDRVHGMFVDLVRSVR
- the yajC gene encoding preprotein translocase subunit YajC gives rise to the protein MNDLAALLPLAAILALFYFVGIRPQQRRAKEVAALQSSIEVGQRVMMSSGIFGTVTSIDDDKATLEIAPGTRIEIARAAIAKVESSVPGIGEPGDA
- the ruvB gene encoding Holliday junction branch migration DNA helicase RuvB — its product is MNWDDTDEDVELTAAEHAHLQRLTDAEADSDERAVEAALRPKTLDEVVGQVRVRDQLGLVLEAARRRGRAPDHVLLSGPPGLGKTTLAMIIAAEMTTPLRLTSGPAITHAGDLAAILSGLNENDVLFVDEIHRMSRPAEEMLYMAMEDYRVDVVIGKGPGATAIPLEIPPFTLVGATTRAGLLPGPLRDRFGFTAHLEFYEPHELDRIVHRSAGLLGVHLTAEGSKEIAGRSRGTPRIANRLLRRVRDYAQVRADGVLTLPVAQAALDLFEVDESGLDRLDRAVLDVLCRRFGGGPVGVSTLAVAVGEERETVEEVAEPFLVRNGFLARTPRGRVATPAAWHHLGLTPPPVPTVDSTLFDD
- the ruvA gene encoding Holliday junction branch migration protein RuvA, whose amino-acid sequence is MIAFVRGEVAAVTLTSAVLEVGGVGLELMCTPGTLATLRIGQPATLPTSMVVREDSLTIFGFLDDDEKSIFEIVQTASGVGPKVAQAIVAVMSPDDVRRAISTEDVKALTRVPGIGQKGAQRIILELKDRIGPPVGVHHPAATIPQRDAWRDQVQQGLVGLGWSAKESEKAVEAVAPDAGTTPDVGALLRAALRTLSKA
- a CDS encoding YebC/PmpR family DNA-binding transcriptional regulator; translation: MSGHSKWATTKHKKAAIDAKRGKLFAKLIKNIEVAAKQGGGDPAGNPTLYDAIQKAKKSSVPNKNIDSALKRGSGAESGGVDYKTISYEVYGPQGVAFLVECLTDNTNRAAMEVRTAVTRNGGTMADPGSVSRLFTRKGVVVVPKSQDHDGTVREVSEDDVLEATLDAGADEVNDLDEAFQVQSEATDVVAVRTALQDAGIDYDSADVEFVASLEIPVDADGAGKVLRLLDALEDLDDVQDVFTNVDIPADVMAELEAADA
- a CDS encoding DUF349 domain-containing protein produces the protein MSADKQSADDSAGAGTPWGRVAEDGTVYVRTADGERSVGSYEAGTPAEALEFFTKRFEELEGKVHLLEQRVASGRLAPEEATSSSKALREQVVDAHAVGDLVSLAGRLDALAPVIAVQRSARKEERAQKTAESKAEKEKLVAEAERLAESTDWRNGANRLRELLSTWKELPRLDRATDDALWRRFSTARTTYTRHRKAHFAEEHERRDGARVIKERLAKEAEAIATSTDWGPTAGRYRDLMREWKAAGPAPREVDDQLWQRFRGAQDTFFGARDAANAALDEEFAANADVKDAILVEAEALLPVTDLEAAKKAFRDLADRWDDAGKVPRDRMKDLEARMRKVEQAIRAVEDEKWSRSDPEKSARADDMIGKLEAGIAETQAKLDKASAAGDARRIKDLEGELANKQAFLDMAKKAAADFS
- a CDS encoding adenine phosphoribosyltransferase, with translation MPDRRAAQEALTRLTVDVPDWPEPGVTFKDITPVLADHHAFSAVVEALADAGRDDHGNVVVDKVVGMEARGFILAAPVALALGIGFVPVRKAGKLPREAHAVSYSLEYGEATLEVHRDAIAPGERVLLIDDVLATGGTVAATRELVEACGGVATGVAVLMELSFLDPRTVTGDLPISTLLTI
- the ruvC gene encoding crossover junction endodeoxyribonuclease RuvC; the protein is MRVLGIDPGLTRCGVGVVDGSVGRPLSMVDVGVIRTSSDLPVAERLVTIEKGLDAWLDEHRPDAVAVERVFARSDSSTIMGTAQASGIALVVAARRGLPIAMHTPSEVKAAVSGNGRADKAQVGAMVVRILRLTELPKPADAADALALAITHVWRGSASNRLEAAVAQQQALAKAQKQKMRTR